The following proteins come from a genomic window of Lytechinus pictus isolate F3 Inbred chromosome 1, Lp3.0, whole genome shotgun sequence:
- the LOC129283568 gene encoding uncharacterized protein LOC129283568, whose protein sequence is MSVTWEILRYARFLALEDSKASVTSVSRNEQKWKYVAPGPKEGLKLCISIDHLLLTNDDVILENYFLRDMRSTMRGFVRGDSLLFVIKVKNEARKFRVRFARRPHPSAVATCEECAAKLSYFFPVRPFEPVEKPKSPVPILKKNVLEGEVLAQDVSQVLKGERNDVELPIAYTASAANMECGKDLDKLIRIFILESSFPSLVEAVEKQLDSIARDDDE, encoded by the exons ATGTCGGTGACTTGGGAAATATTACGTTATGCTAGATTTCTGGCGTTAGAAGATTCAAAAGCCAGCGTGACATCAGTTTCAAGGAATGAACAGAAATGGAAG TACGTAGCTCCAGGTCCCAAAGAAGGCTTAAAACTATGTATCAGCATAGACCATTTACTTCTCACAAATGATGATGTGATCTTA GAGAATTACTTTCTACGTGATATGAGGAGTACAATGCGAGGATTTGTGAGAGGAGATAGTTTATTGTTTGTCATCAAAGTTAAG AATGAAGCTAGAAAATTTAGAGTGCGCTTTGCCAGAAGACCTCACCCTAGTGCTGTGGCAACCTGTGAAGAGTGTGCAGCCAAACTCTCCTACTTTTTTCCTGTAAGACCATTTGAACCAGTGGAAAAACCAAAGTCTCCTGTCCCG ATTCTCAAGAAAAATGTGTTGGAAGGTGAAGTATTGGCGCAGGATGTCTCTCAG GTTTTGAAAGGTGAAAGGAATGATGTGGAGTTACCAATTGCTTACACTGCATCAGCAGCCAACATGGAATGCGGCAAAGATCTAGATAAACTCATTCGCATATTCATCCTCGAGAGTTCTTTTCCATCCTTAGTTGAAGCTGTAGAGAAACAACTGGACTCAATTgctcgtgatgatgatgagtag